The following proteins are encoded in a genomic region of Nicotiana sylvestris chromosome 4, ASM39365v2, whole genome shotgun sequence:
- the LOC138889560 gene encoding uncharacterized protein produces MVENHKQWHKKLPFALLGYRTMVRTSTRETPYMLVYSTEAVIPAEVEIPSLRIIQEAKISDVEWIRSRYEQLALIDGKRMNAVCHSQLYQNRISRAFNKRVKLRQFALGQLVLKKIFPPHDEAKGKFSPNWQGPYMVHKVLTGGTLILAEMDQEIWPKRINSNAVKIYYA; encoded by the coding sequence atggtagaaaaccataAACAATGGCATAAGAAGCTTCCTTTTGCtctgttgggataccgcaccatggttcgcacatcaaccagggAAACCCCTTACATGCTAGTTTAtagtaccgaggctgtcatcccagccgaggtagagattccttctttaagaattatACAGGAAGCTAAAATCAGCGatgtagaatggataaggagccgctatgaacaattggccctcatagatggaaaaagaatgaacgcagtatgtcataGTCAGCTTTACCAAAACAGAatatccagagctttcaacaaaagggtcaaactacGACAATTTGCACTAGGACAGctagtgctgaagaagatcttcccaccccacgatgaagccaaagggaaattctctcccaactggcaaggtccttacatggttcacaaggTGCTAACAGGAGGAACACTCATACTCGCAGAGATGGATcaagaaatctggccaaaacgaATCAATTCAAACGCAGTCAAGatatactatgcttag
- the LOC138889561 gene encoding uncharacterized protein — MAVDMNIQELLVIGDSDLLVHQNEFDDALATFPSMIQNPDKNFIDPIPVRNHKQPAYCTHEEETDGKPWFHDIKDYLAKGEYPEHRNHTQKCTLRRLSNHFYHSGGNLYRRTPDLGLLRCVDAKEASKLLKDVHAGTCGPHMNGFVLDKNILRAGYFWMTMETDCVQYVRKCY, encoded by the exons atggcagtcgacatgaatattcaggagctgctggtaattggtgattcagatttgctcgtGCACCAG aatgagtttgacgatgcattggccacttttcCATCCATGATACAaaatccagataagaatttcattgatcccatcccagtgagaAACCATAAACAACCAGCTTACTGTACTCACGAGGAAGagacagatggaaagccttggttccatgacatcaaggattATTTGGCGAAAGGGGAATATCCAGAGCATAGGAACCACACTCAGAAATgtacactccggagattgtccaatcacttctaccacagtggaggaaacttgtacaggagaactcctgatttgggattgctaagatgtgtcgatgcaaaggaggCTTCTAAACTACTTAAAGAcgtacatgctgggacctgtggcccgcacatgaatggttttgtcttggataagaatatacttagggccggttacttttggatgaccatggagacagattgtgtccagtatgtccgcaaatgctactAA